Part of the Odontesthes bonariensis isolate fOdoBon6 chromosome 15, fOdoBon6.hap1, whole genome shotgun sequence genome, GATGCCAGGTCATCGGCCGCAAGTCCGCTTTGGCCTTCCGAGTCACTCAGAGCTCCCTCGTCATCATCCCCAACCATCCTGTGGCAGAAGCAAACAGCCGTGCGGACGAGTTAAAAAGAGGGTGTGTGGGGAGGAGAGGAACGAGAGGAATGAGAGAGAGTGAAAGGAGGACAGGAAAGAAGGCCATGAGGAGCACAAGACAATCATCTGTGATGAGACGGGTTCTGAGCCGACTGTTTTCAGCTCAGATGGGATTCAGTCGTTTAGCTGCTTCACAACTACATTCACAAGATTTTAAACATGAAGCTTATGATTTCAAATACAAGCTCTCaaattgtttcatctttaaaACTACGAATTAACGAATGAACAGCACACTGATAAATTACTGAATAACAAACTTCTATAACTAGGACAACTGTTTTAATGTGCACATGTGATGGTTCATGCAAAGCTTTTCACCTGTTGTAAGGTGTGTTGGGTTCATCGATCTTCATCAGGCCATAATCTTTGTCAGCTGGATGGTACGTTGCTAGGATGTTCATCTCATCCCATTTCTGGGATTTCTTGCTGCAAAGAGATCAACGACAAAAAACGTTGAGTAGAAAATGAAGGTTGTCTGGACAGTCGCTCAAAGTGGACCACAACGTAGCTAACAATCCGCCGCACAGCAGACAGATTCCTCCCGGGAGAAGAGCAACCAGATATAATCTGGGACTGAACGCGTCCCAGTTTTCACTCAGACTGCATTATTTTTGGGAATGCACGGACAAAAGACCTGAAATGTCATGAGCACAAATATGACGACTCCTGAGATATAACACTCCATCTGTTTCAGTGACAACTGAATGCATCGTGGATGAAAGAGAGATTTGTGTGAGTGTTGAGGCCGATCAGCTGAGCGTGAATAAGGTCAGAGTGAAACAATTGCTTTTTTTCCAAGAGCTGAAATTTGCTCAACTTTCCTTTTACACATCTGACTCTAATCCTCAACATGGACCCAGTCACATCTGACGAACAAGGTTTTCACCTCAAAAATGCTCTACCGGGGGTTTTGGGTGAGAATTACACTAATCCTTCTTAACTTTTCAAATCCTCACGGGGAAATGAACCGATACAAAGACACAATTTAAATCGTAAAATGTGAAACAGAACACCTGCCGCAGTGGTTCTGGAGAGGAAACTAGAGCCATTTGTTTCAACTCAAAGACTTACAATTAATTATCTGTTCTTATCTAATGTGAAATCTGTTGCATCACTTTTTTAAATCTCAGTCTCTACATCTGAATATCCGTCTTTCTTTCATTGTAAGCCTGTGGCCTTTTCACTGGAAAAGCCTTTTCTACTTCTTTACTCGAAGCGAACAGCTGTGAAGCCAGCTGTAAACCACGTCTGCCCTCTGAAACCTCCTCGGCCAAGTCACGGCACATCCTCCCTGACCCCGCTCACGGAAAAGGTCGGATGCCACGGGAGACAGGAAAGCAGCGAGAGACGAGAGAATTGCTAAAACAGCCGCCTGCTGCTACAAGCCCAAAGAGcaccccccctccctctctAAAACACGCATGAGCATTTAAAACCTTACAAAGAGCTATCATTTTAATGAACTGATAAACACTGTTTGTTACAGCAGCTGTCTGTACTGTAGCCAGCTGCTCGGGAAAGTTTcaaacagaggaaaacaaagatTTCTTTATCATGACGGTACAAGATCACATGGATGTTATAGATTTTATAACGTGCCAACGTCACTACTACAATAAACAGGATAAAAAATGAAGGTGAGCTCACAGAAATCAGCACTATGAGTTGCTCGTCTTCTCTATTGGCAGCATAAGTCAAAAGTTGTTTTAACTGGCATGGACAATCATCCTAATTTTTGTTGATGTATCAAAACTCCTGAAACCATCACGGCTTCTTCTCAAGCAAAAGACCCGAAAAACCTTTTTCCGAGGTAACCTCTGGAAGTCTTTGCGCAGAACGCGAGGTGCGAACTCTTGTGCTTTGCTGCGGTTACACAATACGAACCAGATGCTGATGATGCTCTATTCCCAAACAGCTGAGGCCACTTTAAATCACTCAAAGCAACACAATGATGAAGCACCTGCCTATGCAAcgtcaggaaaaaaataaataaatactcaaACAACAGCACCAACCAGTAGTCAACACTAAAAATAGAGCTCTCTTACGTGACGATGACTGCCTCTCCGGGGTGGTCAACAGCTGGCGACATAATGCTTCAGGAAAACTCATTAAACAGAGTGAGTCATCGCTGAGAGCTGAGCTGTGCTATCAGGTAGCATAGTCAATGGACGGTGAGGAAGAGTCCAGCTCTGTGCTCTGCCCACGAGACCTAACCCGCCAACGGGAACGGCAGCAGGCAGAGAGGTGCTCATCGGGATGCACAAAACATACACAGCCAAAGAAAACTGGTGccagcatcatcatcatcggcCACATCATCAAGTCCACACGTGTGCCTCCCACCTCGCAGTTTGGTCGACTCACAGAGATTTAATCAAACGTTTAACTAAACAAATGTTAATTCGTTTAGTTTATAAATATTTGCATGAAAGAAATGTAATACCGTCAACTCCGACTGCTTAAATGAAGTTTAACACAGATTTATGCCAACATATATACCGTGATGCTTCTCGTGTCAGCTGTGGTACACGTGCATGGTCGCTGTGACTTGCTATGGCTATATACTGTAGCACTTCTGCGGCCTCTATACATGCCGTCAGGCTCACACCATCAGTTTAAGAACTCTACCAGAATAACTTCTTAACAGCTCACTTGACGAGAGATCATGAAACTAAATAAAATTGGCTTCATTGTTTTGACACTCCCCGTCTGCGTCTTGCATTTTCGATAGAAACTCGACAAAAGTACGAATCGCCGCTCCCTCGGGTGACCTCCGAGAGCACAGCCAAAGATTACACATAGTTTGAGAAATGGTGTGCGAGTACGTGCACACCGAATCCACCGGCAATCGTAAAAATCCAACACTCGGACAGATATCTGCAGGATCTTTATTGGTATACCGAGAAATAAGCAAAAATTCAGTGTCTGAACTGAATCTTAAAACTTAAAATTAATGATCATTGGTCAAATGCTTCATTCCAATCAAATTAAGTTGCATTCATAGGCAGTTATACTGAACTAATTTATAACACATCTCCATGTCAAAATACAAGAAAAAATGAAGATGGATGTTCACACAAGAACTCCTGTATGTCACAATGTCCCAAAGCCTGTGCCTCATCTTTGAAGCAAAGAGTTTTTCGGATACTTACTAATTCTGACTATGTCTTTttcctaattaaaaaaaaaagaaaatgttgatcATCTGACCTGCGTAGGGAAGAGTAAActaactgtgtttttctgtccagATTATGAAATGTCAGAGATTCGCTGCCTGTCAGTCAAACCGTCCGTCACACAGTCAGGGTGAGGCTTGCGGGACCAGTGAGGGGAGATTGAGTTTCATGGAAGCATTCGTGAATTATACATGACCAGGTGTTAGGCTCATACATCACTGTTCACTAAATAAAAGTGGCTGATTGAAAGGGGGGAGGTTGATGGTGTCAAATGGGTCAAAGAAAGTGTCCAAAGCCTAGCTTTGCCCTACAGTACCGAGGGAAACTTAAATGGAGCTCCAAGTAAACAAATTGAACACGTAGGTGCATGAGCAATGTATAAATGTGTACACTGTAAAGAGAGGTTCTGGGAGTCTCAGTTTTCTTCCTGCACTGCTTTGTGTATCGAGCATACATCGGGAACGATAACAACGATGCCCGtagagcagtttttcttttgtttttttttccatcacctGATATAGTTATGGGCAACAGCTCTACTTCATTGTCTGTCCACACAAGTGAAACACATTTGTCTTTCCATTCTCCCCATTGCATGAACTACTGTTACGGTTCACCAGGCATCAGCACAGTGTTCTTCTCTTTGTATTCTGATGTGCCGTTAACGTAGAAGTCGTCGCCACCAACAGGCCCGGCACGTACATTTGAGCATTTGCGGGAATTTCTGCCGTATTTTCTGGAACAGATGGAGACCGTTTTTTATTCTTCCAACATCCAGAGCAGTGACTTCTTCAAAACTCCAggttctgacaaaaaaaaaaaaaagctgaattgtGTAAACATAGAGGTGGACAACTAAATGGTTTCTGGTTTTTTGTAGAGCTAGCTCAGGATATCCTCGGGGTAGTCCTAAGAATGACCTAAGAGGGCGATTTGATTTGTTTCTGTTCAGCTGAAGCAGACAAAAGCAGAAAGATGTTTGGGCTGCTGTCAAGCTGAGTCTGAGCACTGCAGCCTAAAGCAACCGTGGGAATCAAACTTGCAGATTTTTTCCCTTTTGCGAGTAAAACAAATAATTTAACTGTGCAAATCCTCAGGTATGCAGACTGTAAATAATCAAAGGTGTCATCGAGAAGATACACCATACTATGAGTGTCGATTATCAGCTGCATTCTGTCACCAGAGGGCTTAATTCAAGCAACAatgattaaaaatataaattatgaaaagaatatTATAAAGTGGTGTCTGCTTCTCATTCAGTCTTGTTATTTGTGCTTTGAACTCACACCTGACAGAAAAATATCTCTTTTGTCCTCGACACACTAGAGAAACTATTTTtgtgagacaaaaaaacaaaaggcctaATTTCTCTTGCAACAGCCCTGAGGACTGCTCCTATTGACCGGACATGCTGGCATGGTATAAATAAGGAGTGCCACTGATAATAAGAATTGCTGGTGATCCGTTCCAAAGTAGCTGCTAAGACATGCATCAGGTAAAACCTGTCGTTTTCACAACATGTGCGCCAGCATGCATGTCGATGATTCAAATTACCACATTTGTATAATTCTATAGTTATTCCTAATTTGTGTTAAACAGATTTTAAAGGGATTAAAAGCTCAAAATGGATAACTGCTGAGCCCAACAGTCAGCCGAACTTCCAGCTAGCACCAAAGACTTAGCAGCATTTGGCAGGTGGGTGGTGTTAAATAAAGTCCACTGCAGACAAGCTCACATATCTTTGTGTATTTCATTTTAGGCTGAACCAATTCACCATGCTTTAAGCCACCTCTTGGAAAACAATGTGTTGGTTCCGATTGTgatattttcctttaaaaacagACCGGCAGATGTGCTCTGCTTCGAAACAAACATGCCCAGAACACCAGATGGATTTGGAAGACCTGTGCATTAACCTTGAAACAGCAAGACCCGCACCTGCTGTTGCTTCAGATTTTCACGCAGAGATTACTCAGAGATTTCAGTTTGGCTCGAAGTTGACATACGTAGGTAAAAATATCCCACAACATTTTTCAGAATTCTATAAAGTCACAAAAAGTAGTTTTCCTCCCttaatgctttaaaaaaaaaaattaaaaaaaaaaagcctccccACATCTGCAAATCTCTATTTAAATGGCCTAATTTAGGATTAACTGGGAGATCCAGTGTAGAATACTTTTTATTGTGGAACCAACTGGAATCAGTCATATAATGtatggtttttttttcatgaataaatAACACCTCTGCAATTATAACAATCCGTCTATGTTGGCAATTGCATACTAATCCTGTTTCCTGGGGTCGGATCATTTGGAGAACGACATCTTACTGTAACACTGCAAGTGTCCGTGATACCAATGAATATGAGAAGGGAAAGCCAGAGAGACACCAATCTCCAACTCCTGCCGCATCAACTTCAAGGCAGAGCACCCATTTAGCAACAAAAAGCTGATTTAGCTCTACCAAACCCAGTTTACACACTGTGCATACCATTATGGACAAAACTGATGTTCCCTAAACTATGGAGCTAAATCAGTTTCAATATTCACAAATGCGATTTACGATTTAGCTCCATACTAAACTATCAAGACTGTTGCACCACTCCAGTTTGTCTGCCTCGCAATGCTCTTTCTGGTCTAATCTGAAATAACCCTTGTGACATCGAACATACTTGATATTTTAGTCCAGTATTCACTACTGCGTGTGGTTACATGAGCCATAATCCGTGCCAATATCAGGATGGAAGCTAAGCCAAAAAATGTGAGATGGCCCCGACATAAAGTTTAATATGCGGCTGGACTAAGGGGCACACTGGATGTGTTCAAGGATCAGAGGTTAAAATGATAACTAATATTCAAGTGTTGTCTTATGAGATGATAGAATTGGACATTAAGAAGATGTGGGtgaattgttgtttttgtagTGGTCTCATTTGATTTGACACAGTGTAAAgagaaatggagggaaatccAGATCTGCTTTATCTGCCCAGTGATAGATCTGTGACTCAGTGTCTGTCAAAGGCACAGTGTCAGacatttttaacagttttaCACAGTGTGGGCAAGCTTAATTATGTTTTTATATGGATCATAAATGAATAATCGATCGCTCAAACGTAACCTACAGCACACATTAATATTAcgaaatgtaatgtaatgtaatgtcagCAGTTAATCTGGAAGCATTTATGTAACCAAATGTGATGGAAATTCGACTTAGTAAAATACCATGAAGCGAGTGTCTAACAAGTGTCTGTAAATTAAATGATGAGGTAGTGACTAAACACTAAGTgcgaatttaaaaacaacaacatacgaggaggcATGTTTGCTCAAACCAAAGAAAATGTTACGGTCGACATTGTCATTATAATCGTCACCCGGCTTCTTTAACTACAACTTTATTCTGCCAATGAACAGGAAAAGTTATGTATGGTTAAATACTTCCAACTAGCATAAGTATTGATGAACAACCGTCGCAATCACATCATCTGGCGTGTCTGATATCGTGAGCTAACAAACAAGCTAGCCCAACAAAATGTTTACTGAGGTAAACATTACGTCTTGGCTAAATGTACTCGGCAGAATATGTGAGGGTGGTAAAACCTCTTCGCATTTATGAGACGGACCCAGAAAGTTCTACTACAGACGGCAGACACTGCTGGCTAACATTAGCCGCCAAAGAGATTTCAGCCAAGGAAGGCTAACAAGTGTTTAGCTATCGTTAGCTGTCTTTACAGGGTACCACCCTCAGCCTCAGCACGTCTGAAGAGAAAAATCTTACCCTTGGTCATCTTCCGATAGTCCCAGGGCGTCTTCAGTGTTCTCCGCTGGTACGTCTTCAGGCAAAGATTTAACGTTTGTGCCGCTGTTCTTGTTTTTTAAGATGCCTTTTATCGGTCGGGGAGCTGCCATTCCCGCACACGCTGACGGTCAGACCCGGCTGGCTTCTAACTATTTTTGCTCAAGCAATTCTTTGATTCCGTGATTTATGCAGTTAACTTCCAAGAGATAGTTTCTGATTTAAACACGCACGCCCTCATAACTCAATATTATTGCATAAAGTCAGGAGAAGACTGCACAGGCTACTGCAAGCACAGGTGATTTTTGCATGTCAACTCTCCGGTTGCTCACTGACGAGTGGAGAAACGGGGCAACAGCGTTACCAATGCTGTGGGTAAGCTGGGGTCAAAACATCGCGAGAATTTGAAACGCGTTTTCGTTTCTGTCACTTGCTCGGAAATTCGTTGACTTTCAGgataatataaacatatatgaCGTGTATCTTAAAAAGcttattttaaaaatgtatttatgctTGTTCTTTAAGTGCAATCCAATCAATTCAAAGCAATTAATTCAATCGAAACATAACACTAACATAACAAATCttcaaaaaaaaagtaattcaaagtgcttaactttaaacatgataaaaaaaacatgacaaagcAGATATAAAGATATAACACAGGTAAGGCATTtgataaaagaagaaaagaagatgcAATAAACAAAAAAGACGATAAAAGGCATATAAAAAAAGcacccatccatctattttccaTGCCTATTTATTTCCAAATATGGTCTTCGAGGTGGAGTCTGTCCCAGCTGCCATTCAGCGAAattcagggtacaccctggactggtcgccagtccattgcagtataataaaacaacaaaatgaaataagacaagataaaaatttttaaaaaaaacagcacagtaTAATGAGAAATTAACCTATTGCAACAGCAAAGATATCAATTTTAAGATGTGATTCAAAAGGTGCAAAACTTTGAGCAGATCTGCAGTATTTTGGGAGCTGTTTCCACAAAATAGGTGCATAAAAACTTAAAGCAGCTTTTATAACAATCGTATTATATCattataaatattttatattgttATGCCTGGTCAATTGTACAGTAACCTCAGCCTAGTCTTGTATATATAGAATCTCAcctttcagaaatgaaaatgtatcATTGAATTTACTGTCCGGTACTCTTTTCACTGTTTAATCCTTTATTAGAAGTGTTTTCATGTTGAATGTGTCTAGCTTTACAATAGACACGTAGTTAGTAGAGACGATACAGTATATTTGTTTTATGCTTTGAATTTTATTAAAGAATAAGTGATTTCATCTACAAGGCCAGTCCTTACTTGGACTTGTGTCTTACACAAAATTGCTTTTACTAAACTATTCAATTTTCAACTTTATCATACAAAACATCCACATCTATGATTTTTCTCAAATGTTCATGTCTGGCAGAGATTTAACTGAGCACACGAAGACAGAGAGGTTAAATATTCACGTAATGCAGTAAGTCTGGGACGCACTCCTTAGTTGACAGAGATCTTTGTCGTCCACAGTGTTTAAGGCAGTTTGTGAGATCAACGGTAGCAGGACTGATGGGTGGCAGATATGAACAGCATCCAGATCCACAAGCATTGAGCCACGAGTGCGCATGCTTCCTGACCAGAGTCCGTGCTATATTCAGCTGCTTCAACCACGATTTCTCTGTGAAGGTACtacaccaaaataaaaataaaaagattgaaATCAAACTTCAACAACATCAAAAATGTCTGTTTAAGTCACATCTGTTTGAATCTTTGCCAACTTATTAAGCTACAAAAGACTAAACACATCCGCAAGGGATTGAATTCATAGCAACAACTAATAACAAGGAGATTTTACAAATAGACATATACAATGGATTGTATTGAACTTCAGATAAGAATAAACTAATGAAAACCTTTAGGAAATCGTTTTTATCTTGCATGTGAACATTTATTCAAAGTGTACAAACCTGGCTATCGTCAGGCAGTATGCAGCGTTCCCTCTCAGTGTCTGGCCACAATGCTGAGAAGATTTCTGAGATGCGTTCGGAACATGCAGAGATTTCACTGACGTGCTAATGAATCGCCTGGAAACATTTTCTCTGGTAGATAGTGGGACTGCAAACCTCCCATTGCAAAGGCGGCTGTTGCCACCTCTCATTTTATCCACCATGCCACCCTCTCTGTTCCTCATACAAGGCTTTTTCTGCATCCCTTTCTCAGACTGCAGGCTTGGTAATGGTTGTGTTGGCCTTTTGAAGGAAAGATGTGAAATCAAACTTAAGTTGCTGATGGGTGGTAAAGGCGGCAAAGCTTTCGCCTTCAAACCACATCTTGATTTGGTCTCAAATTTCCTGGATTTGGAAAGCGACCCCGGTTGATTGAAGCCATCTACCAGAAGTTTGTTCCCCAGCTTAGCTTTCAATGCTTCACTGGTGTAATGGCGCCAACCGGAGGATGCTCTCTTTTTCCCTAAACTCACCCAGTGTTTTATCTGGAGATAGATACGCATTGGCAGAGACGCATCGAGCACAGATACTACTGAGCACAGCTTGTTGGCTAAGTAGCGTGCACATTCTCTGTGGCCATGCTTAATGGCAATTTTCAAAGGGTCACAACCTGCGGGGTTCCGACACACCAAGTTATTAAGGTTCTTAGTGACAAAGAGtttgaggatgaggagctggCTGTTCTCTGCAGCCACGTGGATGGGACACTTGTTGGCATCCTTGTGGTCGCTCTGTTGGCACCACTGCCGGTATGGATGAACTCCCACCGGTTCCTCAGCGGGTACCCCCATTTTCAGCAGCCAGCTGGCCAGGTCCAAGTGGCCTGAAGAAGCAGCGACATACAGCGCCACCTGTAACTGAAACCTTGAACAACAATGAAAAAAGTTCATGAGCAGAATAAGAATATTTTGTGTGAACAAGTGTCAAACTATTATTTATATGAATTTCTGACCTTATTATTGGTTTCTCCACTGATAGGTTACTCTGGACGGTCAGTCTGTTGCCTCGGACGCAACCCTGAAGGAACTCCACCCACCCATCCCATGTTTCCAAGCAGAGAGTATTGCCTGCAGTTATAATTGATCTGTTTTatatataaagtacaaagtctTTCATTCATGTCGTCAAAGACCTCAGCAAACTATGTTTGATACAATCCTCAAATCTTTCTGTTCAGTTAGTGGATCAGCGAGATTAGACGGTGAGGGCAGGTTTTCAGTGAAGTTAACACACATCTGTTGCAAATAAAAAGAGTTTCAGAAATTACGACTTGTCATTTGTGGCCATGAAGATAAATAATTACATTTATTATAAAATTACTCACAGAGTCTTGAATAATTAGGTGTGCAGCATTTACTGTGAGGCAAAAATAACAAGAACAGCACAGAAAGAAAACCAGTTATACCCATTTCAATGCCATAGTCATTCAGCCAGTTGCAGTCATAAAGTTGAACACCAGCAGGTGTGCTGAGTCTAAATGCGCTGACTGGAAGGCCGCTTTGCTCAGATACTATGGTTTTCAGTTTGGCCACAGATGTATGAAGCAGACACTGATTTCCTATGATTGGCAAGGTTTCCCCTGTCACAGCATTGAACACATGCATCACAGGTCTCGTTTCACTCTGAAAAGTAATTAGAAAAGAACAACAACAGTGCAGTTAATATGACAAAGGTGCAACAAATATCGGAGAAGCAATGCTATGTCTCGTTAAAAGAATACGACTTCCAACTGGGGTGCATTAACCTGAAAACCAAACTTCTGCCTTAAGCTGACACTGTAGAATAAGTTTGTCAAAAGCCACATTTTTATAGATTTTATGGAAcattcattcttttcttttcctttctttccacGTGTATCTGCAGTGTTTGGGAGAAATAAGTTTCATTTCACTATAATGCGAATGgtcaaatgaaaagttttaaagtataaagacgttttttttaaatcttacatCAAAACCAGTTTTAAATCTTTTATCTTATCAAATGTAAAAACATCTAACGAGTCGTACATTTTTAAGGTGCCTTGACACACAGGAAGCAGAAATTCTGGTCTCTTTCTGGTCCTTGTCAGGAGACGAGCAGCTGAGTTTTGCAGTAGCTGTAATGGATCAATGTTCCTTTTAGAAACCCAAGAAAGAAGAGCATTACTGTAATCAATTCTGCAAGtgataaaagcatgtttcagtgTCTCTGCAATGTTTTTCAGGTCTACTTCTTTGCTCTATTTCAAATATGGGCTGTAAAACTTAAACTGGAGTCAAATATAACTATTCGGTCATTAATTTCCTTTGATGGGTTTGCTGACAGCGATTTTAATTTCGAATATAGTTCCTCTCTGTGTGCAACAGGACTGATGACCAATACTTCTGTTTTCTAGTATATACACCTAGGACGAAGGAAGACTAATTTAAGTTGGGAAAATGTGAATTTAACATGAGTTGAAGATGCAAAGTATCACAACAAAGTGATCGAGGCCAGTGCATAGATATGCGGGGATAGCTGaagtagaaaaagaaaataacactgTTAGGCACTGGTAAAGTGTCTGTGCTGTCTTGT contains:
- the LOC142400900 gene encoding protein ANKUB1-like encodes the protein MRVFLCYEGFFEHFDVSPDQTVGALKQMAKDIFLVQLSSDGYIRQYLELNYGGAALQDDWVLRDLGITSRSTIHCSVKSETRPVMHVFNAVTGETLPIIGNQCLLHTSVAKLKTIVSEQSGLPVSAFRLSTPAGVQLYDCNWLNDYGIEMGNTLCLETWDGWVEFLQGCVRGNRLTVQSNLSVEKPIIRFQLQVALYVAASSGHLDLASWLLKMGVPAEEPVGVHPYRQWCQQSDHKDANKCPIHVAAENSQLLILKLFVTKNLNNLVCRNPAGCDPLKIAIKHGHRECARYLANKLCSVVSVLDASLPMRIYLQIKHWLNLCQT